The following coding sequences are from one Triticum dicoccoides isolate Atlit2015 ecotype Zavitan chromosome 4A, WEW_v2.0, whole genome shotgun sequence window:
- the LOC119288440 gene encoding AAA-ATPase At3g28580-like, with product MALSVEKWVGLGSAMAGFGLLWSRMPEHVHDEARHIISSLVPMVMSYFNPYEQITISKYGEERFRRNKMFDAVSTYLTRACLDYASKLKAQLGNNNKDDPLISLDDNQEVVDYFDGAHMWWRLCPKSAKKRGDTVISLLPGDSDEPPCYRLVFHKRHRKLVLDSYLPSVVRQWHELIATNRQRQLFTNHSQEGKSVWTNVQYNPPATFDTLAMDHSKKVEIMEDLTAFRKAKEYHSKVGKAWKRGYLLHGPPGTGKSTMIGAMANFLKYDVYDLDLTSIKDNAELRKLFLDTTDKSIIVIEDIDAIEVELTTKRKGKEAPQGKDDKHVVIELSDKNIDKGKVTLSGLLSFVDGLWSACGSERIFVFTTNHVDRLDPALIRRGRMDRRIEMSYCRFEAFKMLAKIYLDITEHSLFGEIEQLLDEIDTTPADVADNLMPQGKRNGEIDRLLEEVNGASADAAGNLMLRVKRRREADDCLAGLVETLKKAKMKAATSPMDSTAQES from the coding sequence ATGGCGTTATCTGTGGAGAAGTGGGTAGGGCTCGGGTCGGCCATGGCTGGCTTCGGCTTGCTTTGGTCGAGGATGCCAGAGCACGTCCATGATGAGGCTAGGCACATCATCAGTAGCTTGGTTCCCATGGTGATGTCCTACTTCAACCCCTATGAGCAGATCACCATCTCCAAGTACGGTGAAGAGCGGTTCCGTCGGAACAAAATGTTCGACGCCGTCTCCACCTACCTGACAAGGGCGTGCTTGGATTATGCAAGCAAGCTCAAGGCCCAGCTCGGCAACAACAACAAGGACGACCCGCTTATCAGTCTGGACGACAACCAGGAGGTCGTCGACTACTTCGACGGAGCCCACATGTGGTGGAGGCTGTGCCCCAAATCCGCCAAGAAAAGGGGGGACACCGTCATCAGCCTCTTGCCTGGGGACTCCGACGAGCCTCCGTGCTACAGGCTGGTGTTTCACAAGCGCCACCGCAAACTTGTGCTCGACTCCTACCTGCCCAGCGTCGTCCGGCAGTGGCACGAGCTAATCGCCACGAACCGGCAGAGGCAACTCTTCACCAACCACTCCCAAGAAGGGAAGAGTGTGTGGACCAATGTCCAGTACAATCCCCCGGCGACGTTCGACACGCTCGCCATGGACCACAGCAAGAAGGTCGAGATCATGGAGGATCTCACGGCATTCCGTAAGGCCAAGGAGTACCACTCCAAGGTCGGCAAGGCGTGGAAGCGGGGATACCTCCTGCATGGGCCGCCGGGCACAGGCAAGTCCACCATGATCGGCGCTATGGCCAACTTCCTCAAGTATGATGTATACGACCTCGACCTAACATCCATCAAGGACAATGCCGAGCTGCGGAAGCTCTTCCTTGATACGACGGACAAATCCATCATCGTTATCGAGGACATCGACGCGATCGAGGTCGAACTCACCACCAAGCGGAAGGGCAAGGAGGCACCCCAAGGGAAGGACGACAAGCACGTGGTGATAGAGCTGTCCGACAAGAATATAGACAAAGGCAAAGTGACGCTGTCGGGGCTGCTCAGCTTCGTCGACGGGCTGTGGTCGGCCTGTGGCAGCGAGCGGATCTTCGTGTTCACCACGAACCACGTTGACCGGCTCGACCCGGCGCTGATCCGGCGGGGTAGGATGGACAGGCGCATCGAGATGTCATACTGCCGGTTCGAGGCCTTCAAGATGCTCGCTAAGATCTATCTAGACATCACTGAGCATTCACTGTTCGGTGAAATCGAGCAACTGCTCGATGAGATCGACACAACTCCGGCAGACGTTGCTGATAACCTCATGCCGCAGGGCAAGAGGAACGGTGAAATCGATCGATTGCTCGAGGAGGTGAATGGGGCATCGGCAGACGCGGCCGGTAACCTCATGCTGCGGGTCAAGAGGAGGAGAGAAGCAGATGACTGCTTGGCAGGTTTAGTGGAAACACTGAAGAAGGCCAAGATGAAAGCCGCAACATCTCCTATGGATTCAACGGCACAAGAAAGTTAG